The proteins below come from a single Rhizobium sp. BT04 genomic window:
- a CDS encoding UxaA family hydrolase, which translates to MDKLPWIILSAGDNVAVATAAIAPGSTVAGIQTREKIDPGHKVAIADIPLGSPVVKYGQAIGRTTAEVKAGDHVHSHNLHFENDRLAATANSAPETATADDVARTFMGYRRADGRAATRNYIGIIASVNCSTTVCRAIADEANRTILPHYEGIDGFVPIVHDQGCGMSSTGDGMNVLHRTLAGYTRHVNFGGVLMIGLGCEVNQLTLYGQSGAGASKRHFNIQDAGGSRRAVERAMGMLREIAADVGREKRVPISIGEIIIGLQCGGSDGFSGITANPALGVAADLLAAAGGTAILSETSEIYGAEHLLRSRAVSDEVAKKLDEKIAWWEDYVALHGASLDNNPSPGNKRGGLTTILEKSLGAVAKGGRSPLTAVYGYAERVTAPGLVFMDTPGYDPVSATGQVAGGANMIAFTTGRGSCFGCRPAPSLKLSSNSALYASMEEDMDIDCGTIATGDATISGKGREIFELIVDTASGKKTKSELFGYGDNEFVPWHLGATL; encoded by the coding sequence TTGGACAAACTGCCTTGGATCATCCTGTCGGCCGGTGACAATGTCGCGGTCGCAACCGCGGCCATCGCGCCGGGTTCGACGGTTGCCGGCATTCAGACCCGTGAGAAAATCGACCCCGGCCACAAGGTGGCGATTGCCGATATTCCGCTTGGGTCGCCGGTGGTGAAATACGGCCAGGCAATCGGCCGCACCACGGCCGAGGTCAAGGCTGGCGACCATGTGCACAGCCACAACCTGCATTTCGAAAACGACCGGCTGGCGGCGACCGCCAATTCGGCGCCGGAGACGGCGACGGCCGACGACGTCGCGCGCACCTTCATGGGCTACCGCCGTGCCGACGGACGGGCGGCAACGCGCAACTATATCGGCATCATCGCCAGCGTGAACTGTTCCACCACGGTCTGCCGGGCGATCGCCGACGAGGCGAACCGGACGATCCTGCCGCATTACGAGGGCATCGACGGTTTCGTGCCGATCGTGCACGACCAGGGCTGCGGCATGAGCTCGACCGGCGACGGCATGAACGTGCTGCACCGGACGCTGGCCGGCTACACCAGACATGTGAATTTTGGCGGCGTGCTGATGATCGGCCTCGGCTGCGAGGTCAACCAGTTGACGCTCTACGGCCAGAGTGGTGCCGGCGCCTCGAAGCGGCATTTCAACATCCAGGATGCCGGCGGTTCGCGCCGTGCGGTCGAGCGCGCCATGGGCATGCTGCGCGAAATCGCCGCCGATGTCGGCAGGGAAAAACGCGTGCCGATATCGATCGGCGAGATCATCATCGGCCTGCAATGCGGCGGCTCGGACGGCTTTTCCGGCATCACCGCCAATCCGGCGCTCGGTGTCGCCGCCGACTTGCTGGCGGCCGCCGGCGGCACGGCGATCCTGTCGGAAACTTCGGAGATTTACGGCGCCGAACATCTGCTGCGCAGCCGCGCCGTCAGCGACGAGGTGGCAAAGAAGCTCGACGAGAAAATCGCCTGGTGGGAGGACTATGTCGCCCTGCACGGTGCCTCGCTCGACAACAACCCGTCGCCCGGCAACAAGCGCGGCGGTCTCACCACCATCCTGGAAAAATCGCTCGGCGCGGTTGCCAAGGGCGGGCGTTCGCCGCTGACGGCGGTCTATGGTTATGCCGAGCGGGTCACCGCTCCCGGCCTCGTCTTCATGGACACACCCGGTTACGATCCGGTTTCGGCGACCGGCCAGGTGGCCGGCGGGGCGAATATGATCGCCTTTACGACGGGCCGCGGCAGCTGCTTCGGCTGCCGGCCGGCGCCGTCGCTGAAGCTTTCCAGCAATTCAGCGCTCTATGCCTCGATGGAAGAGGATATGGACATCGATTGCGGCACGATCGCCACGGGTGACGCGACGATCAGCGGCAAGGGCCGCGAGATCTTCGAGCTCATCGTCGACACCGCCTCGGGCAAGAAGACCAAGAGCGAGCTCTTCGGCTACGGTGATAACGAATTCGTGCCCTGGCATCTGGGCGCAACGCTCTAG
- a CDS encoding ABC transporter substrate-binding protein, whose amino-acid sequence MTIVKSLLSRRAFTALAGAAVIATAMPVTSFAADVTIPIIVKDTTSFYWQIVLAGARKAGKDLGVNVPELGAQAESDINGQISILENAVAGKPAAVVISPTEFKALGKPIDEAAKSVPIIGIDSGADSKAFKSFLTTDNVQGGRIAADGLAAAIKEMTGKEEGEIVILTNLPGVGSLEQRREGFLDQIKTKHPGLKVIADKYGDGQATTGLNMMTDLITANPKLVGVFASNLILAQGVGQAIAENKLGDKIKVIGFDSDDKTVGFLKDGAIAGLVVQDPYRMGYDGIKTALAVSKGEKVPENVDTGANLVTKANMADPKIDALLNPKIK is encoded by the coding sequence ATGACTATCGTGAAATCCCTTCTGTCCCGCCGTGCCTTTACGGCGCTTGCGGGTGCCGCCGTCATCGCCACGGCGATGCCGGTCACGTCCTTTGCCGCCGACGTGACGATCCCGATCATCGTCAAGGATACGACGTCCTTCTACTGGCAGATCGTTCTGGCCGGCGCCCGCAAGGCCGGTAAGGATCTCGGCGTCAACGTGCCGGAGCTCGGCGCCCAGGCCGAATCCGACATCAACGGCCAGATCAGCATTCTGGAAAACGCCGTGGCCGGCAAACCGGCCGCCGTCGTCATCTCGCCGACCGAATTCAAGGCACTCGGCAAGCCGATCGATGAAGCCGCCAAGTCGGTTCCGATCATCGGCATCGACTCGGGCGCCGACTCCAAGGCATTCAAGTCGTTCCTGACGACCGACAACGTTCAGGGCGGCCGCATCGCCGCCGACGGTCTTGCCGCCGCCATCAAGGAGATGACGGGCAAGGAAGAGGGCGAAATCGTCATCCTCACCAACCTGCCGGGCGTCGGCTCGCTCGAGCAGCGCCGCGAAGGCTTCCTGGATCAGATCAAGACCAAACATCCCGGTCTCAAGGTCATTGCCGACAAGTACGGCGACGGCCAGGCGACGACCGGCCTTAACATGATGACCGACCTGATCACGGCCAACCCGAAACTCGTCGGCGTCTTCGCCTCGAACCTGATCTTGGCACAGGGCGTCGGCCAGGCGATCGCCGAAAACAAGCTCGGCGACAAGATCAAGGTCATCGGCTTCGACAGCGACGACAAGACGGTCGGCTTCCTCAAGGACGGCGCGATCGCCGGCCTCGTCGTTCAGGACCCCTATCGCATGGGCTATGACGGCATCAAGACCGCGCTTGCCGTCTCCAAGGGCGAGAAGGTTCCGGAAAATGTCGACACCGGCGCCAACCTCGTCACCAAGGCGAATATGGCCGATCCGAAGATCGACGCACTGCTGAACCCGAAGATCAAGTAA
- a CDS encoding ABC transporter permease, whose protein sequence is MTATPTEIVAPPPRRKMNILFGLTLIGLLIFLWIVLGLVTPSFWTPLNISNLLRQGAMTAILALGQTFVIITAGIDLSVGAIVGFCTVIIAWLLQAGVPLWGAIVLTLAIGVAIGAFHGFGIVHMGLPPFIITLATLTSLRGIGLLITNGSTISITDEGFSNFARADFLSIPSLFWMVILVAVPSFIFLHLSRWGRYLFAVGSNAEAARLSGVNVKGMIYLAYILSAGFAAFVGVLLASRIAIGNATQADGWELQAIASSVIGGTSLFGAVGSVHGPLIGAFILATINNGANLLNVNSFWQRIITGLLIIVIVFFDQLRRRRSN, encoded by the coding sequence ATGACTGCCACCCCCACCGAAATCGTCGCGCCGCCGCCGCGCCGGAAAATGAACATCCTGTTCGGCCTGACGCTGATCGGCCTGCTGATCTTCCTCTGGATCGTGCTTGGCTTGGTCACCCCGAGCTTCTGGACACCGCTCAACATCTCGAACCTGCTGCGTCAGGGTGCGATGACGGCGATCCTGGCGCTCGGCCAGACCTTCGTCATCATCACCGCCGGCATCGACCTCTCGGTCGGCGCCATCGTCGGCTTCTGCACCGTCATCATCGCCTGGCTGCTGCAGGCGGGCGTGCCGCTCTGGGGAGCAATCGTGCTGACGCTCGCCATCGGTGTGGCAATCGGCGCCTTCCATGGCTTCGGCATCGTCCATATGGGCCTGCCGCCGTTCATCATCACGCTGGCAACGCTGACGTCGCTGCGCGGTATCGGCCTGTTGATCACCAACGGCTCGACGATCAGCATCACCGACGAAGGCTTCAGCAATTTCGCGCGGGCCGATTTCCTCAGCATTCCCAGCCTGTTCTGGATGGTCATCCTGGTGGCGGTGCCCTCCTTCATCTTCCTGCATCTGAGCCGCTGGGGCCGCTATCTCTTTGCGGTCGGTTCGAATGCGGAAGCCGCGCGCCTTTCCGGCGTCAACGTCAAGGGCATGATCTATCTTGCCTATATCCTCTCGGCCGGCTTTGCCGCCTTCGTCGGCGTGCTGCTCGCCTCGCGCATCGCCATCGGCAATGCGACGCAGGCCGACGGCTGGGAACTGCAGGCGATCGCCTCCTCCGTCATCGGCGGCACCAGCCTGTTCGGCGCGGTCGGCTCGGTGCATGGCCCGCTGATCGGCGCCTTCATTCTCGCCACCATCAACAACGGCGCCAACCTTCTGAACGTCAACTCCTTCTGGCAGCGCATCATCACCGGTCTGCTGATCATCGTGATCGTGTTCTTCGACCAGCTGCGCCGCCGCCGGAGCAATTGA
- a CDS encoding RbsD/FucU family protein: MLRGIHPLLGPDLLHALKTMGHGDDIVISDANFPSGSMGPPVIRADGVSATDMAEAILTHMPLDTFVPETAWRMEVVGDPDAVPEVCAEFQQIVAKRAGDFRIVPVERFAFYAMARKASYIVATTEFRLYGNLILKKGVVHPHEVDLG; this comes from the coding sequence ATGCTTAGGGGTATTCATCCGCTGCTCGGTCCCGACCTGCTTCATGCCCTGAAGACTATGGGGCATGGCGACGACATCGTCATATCGGACGCCAATTTTCCCTCGGGCTCGATGGGTCCGCCGGTCATTCGCGCCGACGGCGTCAGCGCCACTGACATGGCCGAGGCGATCCTCACCCATATGCCGCTCGACACTTTCGTGCCGGAAACGGCGTGGCGGATGGAAGTGGTCGGCGACCCTGATGCGGTGCCCGAAGTCTGTGCCGAGTTCCAGCAAATCGTTGCCAAGCGTGCCGGCGATTTCCGCATCGTGCCGGTGGAGCGTTTTGCCTTCTACGCGATGGCCCGCAAGGCCAGCTATATCGTCGCGACGACGGAATTCCGGCTGTACGGCAACCTGATTTTGAAAAAGGGCGTCGTGCATCCGCATGAGGTCGATCTGGGCTGA
- a CDS encoding sugar ABC transporter ATP-binding protein: protein MIGLEEVSHRHDDSATLKEANRIPAGSPILELKGLQKNYGHVQALKPATLTFLAGEIHAIVGENGAGKSTLIKLLTGVITRTAGEVLWCGQPVGLSTPNEAIARGINAVHQEVVLCRHLTVAANLFLGDEVNRYGLMRKKQMEKLAQAVLDDLGFGLPAGALLSSLTIGQQQLVATARAAMRGTQFLIFDEPTAYLTRQESAQLFKLIRRLQGEGVTIVYISHRMEEVFELADRVSVLRDGTHVGTRLIGETNDAELIALMINRSIEQIYHKEEIAIGETIVEVNGLSGPGFEDVSLSVKAGQIVGLYGLIGAGRSEFALGLYGRQPISAGEIHWRGKRVDIRNERTAMELGIALAPESRRDQGLCLNLPIGLNINLPVFGRLSHGPVINHARESANADKQIRDLSIKTPSRRVPASSMSGGNQQKIVIGKWLSHGARLFIFDEPTVGVDVGTKAEIYRLFAKLLKEGAGIILISSYLPEVYELADRLHVFRGGRIVASHDFHAATHEEVLSEAIGV, encoded by the coding sequence ATGATCGGACTGGAAGAGGTCAGTCATCGCCATGATGACAGCGCGACGCTGAAAGAAGCCAATCGAATTCCCGCCGGATCGCCTATCCTCGAACTCAAGGGCCTGCAGAAGAATTACGGCCATGTCCAGGCACTGAAGCCGGCGACGCTGACCTTCCTGGCCGGTGAAATCCACGCCATCGTCGGCGAAAACGGCGCCGGCAAATCCACCCTGATCAAATTGCTCACCGGCGTCATTACCCGCACGGCCGGCGAAGTGCTGTGGTGCGGCCAGCCGGTGGGGCTGTCGACGCCGAACGAGGCGATCGCCCGCGGCATCAACGCCGTGCACCAGGAGGTCGTGCTCTGCCGGCACCTGACGGTGGCCGCCAACCTCTTTCTCGGCGACGAGGTCAATCGCTACGGGCTGATGCGCAAGAAGCAGATGGAGAAGCTGGCGCAGGCCGTGCTCGACGATCTCGGCTTCGGCCTGCCGGCCGGTGCGCTGTTGAGCTCGCTGACCATCGGCCAGCAGCAGCTCGTCGCCACCGCGCGCGCGGCCATGCGCGGCACGCAGTTCCTGATCTTCGACGAACCCACCGCCTATCTGACGCGCCAGGAATCCGCACAGCTCTTCAAGCTGATCCGCCGCCTGCAGGGCGAAGGCGTCACCATCGTCTATATCAGCCATCGCATGGAGGAAGTCTTCGAGCTTGCCGACCGTGTCTCGGTGCTGCGCGACGGCACGCATGTCGGCACGCGGCTGATCGGCGAGACCAACGATGCCGAGCTAATCGCGCTGATGATCAACCGCTCGATCGAACAGATCTATCACAAGGAAGAGATTGCAATCGGCGAGACGATCGTCGAGGTCAACGGCCTCTCCGGCCCGGGCTTCGAAGACGTGTCGCTCAGCGTCAAGGCGGGACAGATCGTCGGCCTCTACGGGCTGATCGGCGCCGGCCGCAGCGAATTCGCGCTCGGCCTCTATGGCCGCCAGCCGATCAGCGCCGGCGAAATCCACTGGAGAGGCAAGCGCGTCGATATCAGGAACGAACGCACGGCGATGGAGCTCGGCATCGCGCTCGCGCCCGAAAGCCGGCGCGACCAGGGGCTCTGCCTCAACCTGCCGATCGGCCTCAACATCAACCTGCCGGTGTTCGGGCGCCTCAGCCACGGACCTGTGATCAATCACGCACGCGAATCGGCCAATGCCGACAAGCAGATCCGCGATCTCAGCATCAAGACGCCGAGCCGGCGCGTTCCGGCCTCCAGCATGTCGGGCGGCAACCAGCAGAAGATCGTCATCGGCAAATGGCTGAGCCACGGCGCCCGGCTGTTCATCTTCGACGAACCCACAGTCGGCGTCGACGTCGGCACCAAGGCTGAGATCTACCGGCTCTTCGCCAAGCTTCTGAAGGAGGGAGCAGGCATCATCCTGATCTCCTCCTACCTGCCCGAGGTCTACGAACTGGCCGACCGGCTGCACGTCTTCCGCGGCGGCAGGATCGTCGCCAGCCATGATTTCCACGCGGCGACGCATGAAGAAGTGCTCAGCGAAGCGATCGGCGTCTGA
- a CDS encoding MarR family winged helix-turn-helix transcriptional regulator: MNEDVLSTPGHLVSLAARGFARLSESRLKRLGFGVGQLPVLVALQDGKASTQRDLARFARIEQPPMAQMLARMERDGLIERTRDPADGRSSRIVLTKAAQKSMPAAIVALFQGNREALIGFTDAEAAQLVDLLKRLIDNLDRMVSTT, translated from the coding sequence ATGAATGAAGACGTGCTTTCGACACCGGGGCATCTCGTCAGTCTTGCGGCGCGAGGATTCGCGCGCTTGAGCGAGTCACGCCTCAAACGGCTCGGCTTCGGTGTCGGTCAGTTGCCTGTGCTGGTCGCGCTGCAAGATGGCAAGGCAAGCACGCAGCGCGATCTCGCCCGCTTTGCGAGAATAGAGCAACCGCCGATGGCGCAGATGCTCGCCCGCATGGAGCGGGATGGCTTGATCGAGCGGACACGCGACCCGGCTGACGGGCGCAGCAGCCGCATCGTGCTGACGAAGGCTGCACAGAAAAGCATGCCGGCGGCAATTGTGGCCTTGTTCCAGGGAAATAGGGAGGCATTGATCGGGTTCACCGATGCCGAAGCGGCACAGCTTGTCGATCTGCTCAAGCGGCTGATCGACAATCTGGATCGGATGGTGAGCACGACGTGA
- a CDS encoding GntR family transcriptional regulator: MARQNTVFKEAYNRYAAALRTDTALPSEPEIAAQLGVSRSTARAILTRLSEEGIIRWNKRQKIVLRQPTDRDLFPSEETDSLHDIIERSFMQRILADDAAPGMQINELELAREIGTGTTSVREFLIRFSRFGLIEKRPNSHWTLKGFTREFALELADVREMFELHSAAEFGRLPRDHQAWTDLAAIRDEHHAMLADINQRFRDFSVIDERFHLLIHRASKNRFIADFYDAIAIVFHYHYQWNKTAARERNERAIHEHLDYIAALESGDQAAIETACRAHLRSARQTLLQSLPQIASETA; this comes from the coding sequence GTGGCAAGGCAGAATACGGTCTTCAAGGAAGCCTACAACAGGTATGCCGCAGCCCTGCGCACGGATACCGCACTGCCTTCGGAACCGGAGATCGCCGCCCAGCTCGGCGTCAGCCGCTCGACGGCGCGCGCCATCCTGACGCGGCTCAGCGAAGAAGGCATCATCCGCTGGAACAAGCGCCAGAAGATCGTATTGCGCCAACCGACGGACCGCGACCTCTTTCCCTCCGAAGAAACAGACTCCCTGCATGACATCATCGAGCGCAGCTTCATGCAGCGCATCCTCGCCGACGATGCCGCACCGGGCATGCAGATCAACGAATTGGAGCTTGCCCGCGAGATCGGCACGGGCACAACCAGCGTGCGCGAATTCCTGATCCGCTTCTCCCGCTTCGGCCTGATCGAGAAACGGCCGAACAGCCACTGGACGCTCAAAGGCTTCACCCGCGAATTCGCCCTCGAGCTGGCCGATGTGCGCGAGATGTTCGAGTTGCACTCCGCCGCCGAATTCGGCCGGCTTCCGAGAGATCATCAGGCCTGGACCGATCTTGCCGCCATCCGTGACGAACATCACGCCATGCTTGCCGACATCAACCAGCGCTTCAGGGATTTCTCCGTCATCGACGAACGCTTCCACCTCTTGATCCACCGCGCCTCGAAAAACCGCTTCATCGCCGATTTCTACGACGCGATCGCCATCGTCTTCCACTATCACTACCAGTGGAACAAGACCGCCGCCCGCGAGCGCAACGAGCGCGCCATCCACGAACATCTGGATTATATCGCAGCGCTCGAATCCGGCGACCAGGCCGCCATCGAAACCGCCTGCCGCGCGCATCTGCGCTCCGCCCGCCAGACCCTGCTGCAATCCCTGCCGCAGATCGCCAGCGAAACTGCGTGA
- a CDS encoding nuclear transport factor 2 family protein, producing MSNNDVEMLKRIYAGFNARDIDAVIAVLSDDVAWANGMDGGHINGREAVRDYWTRQWAVISPHVEPVAFEETEDRAVAVEVIQSVFDLNGQPLEGQSHGLKDKTVTHIFRIEGGKIVRFDIRDAR from the coding sequence ATGTCCAACAATGACGTCGAAATGCTCAAGCGCATCTACGCCGGCTTCAACGCCAGAGACATCGACGCTGTCATTGCCGTCCTTTCCGATGACGTCGCCTGGGCCAACGGCATGGATGGCGGCCATATCAATGGTCGCGAGGCCGTGCGCGACTATTGGACCCGCCAGTGGGCCGTCATCAGCCCACATGTCGAGCCGGTCGCATTTGAGGAAACGGAAGACCGCGCCGTCGCGGTCGAGGTGATCCAGTCGGTCTTTGATCTCAATGGCCAGCCGCTGGAGGGGCAAAGCCACGGCCTGAAGGACAAGACCGTCACGCATATCTTCCGCATCGAAGGTGGTAAGATCGTTCGCTTCGATATCCGGGATGCCCGGTAA
- a CDS encoding aldo/keto reductase, with amino-acid sequence MQTRKIGKTKLEVTEISFGAAALGGLYRACPREQAMETLQAAWDSGIRYFDVAPWYGLGLAERRVGDFLRDQPDGSYVLSTKVGRLLRPVPTGTVPDYSYVDPLSFDADYDYSYDGIMRSVEFSYARLGLNRIDILYVHDLGGYTHGAAKNAVHQKQFLDSGVKALEELKSSGAISAFGLGVNEVPVCLDVMRHADLDCILMAGRYTLLDRSAVAELLPLCRQKGTSLVVGGVFNSGILATGPMPGSHFDYMPADDEVLAKVGAMEAIAKSHGVPLAAPALQFPLRDPIVASVLIGTAKPSSLIRNMEIVEPRLADEIYAEFEPYTLVAPPLGAEAVRV; translated from the coding sequence ATGCAGACGAGAAAGATCGGCAAGACCAAGCTTGAGGTGACCGAAATCAGTTTCGGCGCGGCAGCGCTCGGCGGTCTTTACCGCGCCTGCCCGCGCGAGCAGGCTATGGAGACGCTGCAGGCGGCCTGGGACAGCGGCATCCGCTATTTCGACGTGGCGCCCTGGTATGGGCTCGGCCTTGCCGAACGCCGGGTCGGCGATTTCCTGCGTGACCAGCCGGATGGCAGTTACGTGCTGTCCACCAAGGTCGGCCGGCTGCTCAGGCCGGTGCCGACCGGCACCGTGCCTGACTATAGCTATGTCGATCCGCTCTCCTTCGATGCCGATTACGACTATTCCTATGACGGCATCATGCGCTCGGTCGAATTCAGCTACGCCCGCCTCGGCCTCAATCGCATCGATATTCTCTATGTGCACGATCTCGGCGGCTACACCCATGGCGCGGCGAAGAATGCGGTCCACCAGAAGCAGTTTCTCGATTCCGGCGTGAAGGCGCTGGAGGAGCTCAAGTCCTCGGGCGCAATCTCCGCCTTCGGCCTCGGCGTCAACGAAGTGCCCGTTTGCCTCGACGTCATGCGCCATGCCGATCTCGACTGCATCCTGATGGCCGGCCGCTATACGCTGCTCGACCGTTCGGCCGTTGCCGAACTCTTGCCGCTCTGCCGGCAGAAGGGCACCTCGCTCGTCGTCGGCGGCGTCTTCAACTCCGGCATTCTCGCCACCGGCCCGATGCCGGGCTCGCATTTCGATTATATGCCGGCTGATGACGAGGTGCTGGCCAAGGTCGGCGCCATGGAGGCGATCGCCAAAAGCCACGGGGTGCCGCTCGCCGCTCCCGCCCTGCAGTTTCCGCTGCGCGATCCGATCGTCGCATCGGTGCTGATCGGCACGGCCAAGCCGTCCAGCCTGATACGCAACATGGAGATCGTCGAGCCGCGGCTTGCCGACGAGATCTACGCCGAATTCGAGCCCTATACGCTGGTCGCGCCGCCGCTCGGCGCCGAAGCGGTCCGGGTCTGA
- a CDS encoding GFA family protein: protein MHKGSCLCGAVTFEIEADLRAPDACHCSKCRKQSGHFFASTDVPRHQIRIQGGENVTWYQSSEKVRRGFCAICGSSLFWDPPHRDWLSVAMGAFDSSTETKLKMHIFVADKGDYYDITDNLPQNEQ from the coding sequence GTGCATAAAGGATCCTGTCTGTGTGGTGCGGTAACTTTTGAGATCGAAGCCGATCTACGAGCGCCGGACGCATGCCACTGCTCCAAATGTCGAAAACAATCCGGGCACTTTTTCGCTTCAACCGACGTACCTCGACATCAGATCAGGATCCAGGGAGGCGAAAATGTGACCTGGTATCAATCCTCGGAAAAGGTGCGGCGTGGATTTTGCGCGATATGCGGATCATCACTGTTTTGGGATCCACCTCATCGCGACTGGCTTAGTGTCGCGATGGGTGCATTTGACAGCTCGACCGAAACCAAACTGAAAATGCATATCTTTGTCGCTGACAAAGGCGACTACTACGACATCACCGACAACCTGCCCCAGAATGAGCAATAG
- a CDS encoding ABC transporter ATP-binding protein/permease — MTAAKPNPKSVDGTEPHGAEKSRQGKASTVDVVLPPDAIPPDPELTPEEAEQARKRYLLKRFWISARRYWGRSGDKLAWPCTIGLLTLIGMNVGFQYGINLWNRAIFDALEQHDARTVYTLSIVFLPLALGTAALVTAQVALRMMIQRRWRSWLTTTVIARWLASGRYYQLNLIGGDHKNPEARIAEDLRIATEAPVDFISGVIAAFLSASTFIVVLWTIGGALTLTIAGSTVTIPGFLVITAVLYATITSSSMTVIGRHFVQVSEAKNQAEAEFRYTLTHVRENGESIALLGGEEEERNDLDKTFAKVLRQWALLAGQHMRTALVSQGSSLFAPVVPVLLCAPKFLEGSMTLGQVMQAASAFAIVQSAFGWLVDNYPRLADWNACARRIASLMMSLDGLERAEQSNALGRIKRGETEGDAMLSLNDLSVSLDDGTAVVKETQVVIEAGERVLVAGESGSGKSTLVRAIAGLWPWGEGSVNFHADRRLFMLPQRPYIPSGTLRRAVAYPGAADSWTLDQIRAALDKVGLDYLNDKIEEEAPWDQTLSGGEKQRLAFARLLLHHPDIIVLDEATSALDEKSQEKMMQMVIDELPEVTIISVAHRAELEAFHSRKITLERREGGAKLVSDIDLPRKRKPNLLVRVLKNPSVLKDGPSSNKDSTVPE; from the coding sequence ATGACGGCCGCTAAACCCAATCCCAAATCGGTCGATGGCACCGAACCGCACGGTGCCGAGAAGTCGCGCCAGGGGAAGGCATCGACTGTCGACGTCGTGTTGCCGCCAGATGCCATCCCACCCGATCCGGAGTTGACGCCTGAGGAGGCCGAGCAGGCACGCAAGCGGTATTTGCTGAAGCGTTTCTGGATCAGCGCGCGCCGCTACTGGGGCCGCAGTGGTGACAAGCTTGCCTGGCCGTGCACAATCGGCCTGTTGACCCTGATCGGCATGAATGTCGGCTTCCAGTACGGAATCAATCTCTGGAACCGCGCGATTTTTGACGCCCTGGAGCAACACGATGCCCGCACCGTCTATACCTTGAGCATCGTATTCCTGCCGCTGGCGCTCGGAACTGCAGCCCTTGTCACCGCACAAGTGGCTCTTCGCATGATGATCCAGCGCCGCTGGCGTTCGTGGCTGACGACCACCGTCATCGCGCGCTGGCTCGCAAGCGGTCGCTACTATCAGTTGAACCTCATCGGCGGTGACCACAAGAACCCCGAAGCCCGCATCGCGGAGGATTTGCGGATTGCCACAGAAGCCCCTGTCGATTTCATCTCTGGCGTCATTGCCGCCTTTCTGTCGGCCTCGACCTTCATCGTGGTCCTCTGGACGATCGGCGGCGCCCTGACCCTGACGATTGCAGGTTCGACCGTTACCATTCCCGGTTTTCTCGTCATCACTGCGGTCCTCTATGCCACGATCACATCAAGTTCGATGACGGTCATCGGCCGCCATTTCGTCCAGGTCTCCGAGGCTAAAAATCAAGCGGAAGCCGAATTTCGTTATACGCTGACGCATGTCCGGGAAAACGGCGAGAGCATTGCATTGCTCGGCGGTGAAGAGGAGGAGCGCAACGACCTCGACAAGACCTTCGCCAAAGTGCTCAGGCAGTGGGCGCTCCTAGCAGGTCAGCATATGCGCACAGCCCTTGTGTCGCAGGGATCGAGTCTGTTTGCCCCAGTCGTGCCGGTTTTGCTGTGCGCCCCGAAATTTCTCGAAGGCAGCATGACGCTTGGACAGGTCATGCAGGCGGCGTCTGCCTTCGCCATCGTGCAGAGCGCGTTCGGATGGCTTGTTGATAACTACCCCCGTCTTGCCGATTGGAACGCCTGTGCCCGCCGCATCGCTTCGCTGATGATGTCGCTTGATGGGCTCGAGCGCGCCGAGCAGAGCAATGCGCTCGGGCGCATCAAGCGCGGTGAAACGGAAGGCGATGCGATGCTCAGCCTGAACGATCTCTCCGTGTCGCTTGACGACGGCACCGCCGTGGTCAAGGAAACCCAGGTGGTGATCGAAGCAGGCGAGCGGGTGCTCGTCGCCGGAGAATCCGGGTCGGGCAAGAGCACGCTGGTGCGGGCCATCGCAGGTCTTTGGCCGTGGGGCGAGGGCAGCGTCAATTTCCACGCCGACCGACGATTGTTCATGTTGCCGCAACGACCCTATATCCCTTCGGGCACGCTTCGCCGTGCCGTCGCCTATCCCGGCGCCGCCGACAGCTGGACGCTGGATCAGATCAGGGCGGCCCTCGACAAGGTGGGACTGGATTATCTGAATGACAAGATCGAGGAAGAGGCGCCCTGGGACCAGACATTGTCGGGCGGCGAAAAGCAGCGGCTCGCCTTTGCGCGTCTGCTGCTGCACCATCCCGATATCATCGTGCTGGATGAAGCAACGTCGGCACTCGATGAGAAGAGCCAGGAAAAGATGATGCAGATGGTGATCGATGAACTCCCTGAGGTTACCATCATCAGCGTCGCGCACCGCGCCGAGCTGGAAGCCTTCCATAGCCGCAAGATCACGCTGGAGCGGCGCGAGGGCGGTGCAAAGCTCGTCAGCGATATCGATCTTCCGCGCAAGCGAAAACCGAACCTGCTTGTGCGCGTTTTGAAGAACCCCTCGGTGCTGAAAGACGGCCCGAGTTCGAATAAAGACAGCACGGTCCCAGAATGA